The window acacaaacagtttcGCAATGCAATATCACTTCCGAAGACTTATTTCACGCTATTCCATTGAGCTGTTATACCTGAGGAAGCATAGCAGGGCACCAGCAAATATGAAATACAAGGCaacaaagcaaaaataaaagaataatgaGAAAGTGATCCAATTACACAACTTTTGTTTTTGCAGAATATGGAACTTTTAGAGACATGTCATTGGACCAGAAACAAGGAGCTGCCAGCGTATTGTAGAAATACATCTCATTCTTCAAGACCTCTCTAAAATGTAGTGGGAGGATTAAAAAGTGACccccatttaaaaaagaaagaaaagaacctTCATGTACTGCACACTCCTTGCTCCCATATCACATTGTGGCCACGAAGGGAAAGGTCAGGGTTCTTAGTGATCCACCTTATTGGATGGAGTGTGGTCAGCATTACCTAACACCAACATGACCTACAGGGGCACACAGAGCCGGGATGATAAAGGGACTGTTTGCACAAAGGTGTTTGCGCCAGAGCTGAAGTGCAGTCCTCCTTTTAAGGAAATGCAAGATCAGTTTAATTGGGGAAAGCACAGCCGTTTTTCATGTATCGGTAAACAGAAGTCCAGTCTGGCCATCTGACATGCCCAACACGTGAGCCTGGCTGACATCATTTCGTCCACGTGGATTATCTATAAACCTCCCAATCTTTCTTCTTTGGGACGTTTCCACAGATATTGCATTTTGCTCTGTCCGTGCCTTAAAATCAATTCAAACCCATGTTATACCCTTATAAGTTTCATTTGCACAAGCATTTTCACCCTATCTTCACATTAGCCGTGCATTTATCTAACATACTCCGATTAGTATGGATTTCTTCGGTGAGTTCAGCGACACCCATCAGTTACGTCGGTATTTCTCTGGAAATGATTGATGTATACAAATCACAAAAGTGATAGCTGAAGTGAAACGCGTCTGACCTACCTAATCCCACTTCCTGTCGAGTATCACAACAGGAGATGAACTGTCAGAGACCAGGATTACAAAGTCCTAATCGGGAACAATATATTGGCTTAGTCAGCTCTCTCAGACACACTTCATGTTTGTGACGCTGCAACGGTGGAAACATAAACCAACCAGAAGCCCTCGGCAGAGTAAAGCAACTGATTTGGATCCGCACTAAAAATTCAGagagctcctcctctgtctgttcCCCACATGTCCGTGTTCCAAGAATTTCCAGTGAAATGGTAGTTTTTACACAATCTTGCcgaaaaacaggctgaaaacataCCACCAGCTTGGCGGGGGAATTAGTTAAATGTGAAACGTAtgcgtgtgtgcttgtgtggcTCAAAGCCCATCAATGAGAAGTCAGAGGTAGTTCACCGTTGCTGACTTGCAGGCATCGTCCTTCCTGGTAAACCTATAAATATCTGTCACTGTCACACGAAGCAGCGGTTGACAGCGAGGAGGTGTGCTAATCCTCAACAATCATTACACAGTGATCATCAAAGCTCTTCCTCTCGGTAGTACCGAAGCAGACTGAAGATGACATAAAGAGAAAACTCAAGTGTTAGGTTTGAGTCAACAGATCGGGTGATTAGCGTTCCCAAAAACTAGAAGCCAAGagtcaaacaaaacagaaaacaaagagaaaccACATAAGAGAACATGCTGTTActgtttgataaaaaaaaaaaaacagtgacacAATAAAAGGTCTCCTATGAGGACAGGCTTGTTAGGGGGGGTGACTACAGTATCTTATGTACTGCTGAGTAAAGTGCTGTATCTCTATCCCCATCTAGTGGAGAAAAGCATTTACTGTTGATAAGTAAGCAGTGACTTGAATCCATGCGTACAGAAAGTACAACAGACTAATTGCTGTTTTCTTTTGCCGTTAGCGCACAAAGAAATCAACACTTTGTgctaaaaggaaaataaacaatATATGTAAATGACGATCCATCAAAATGTAACTTTGCAACACTACTGCCACTGAAACTTCAGCTTTACAAAAGTCTTTCTGGAGAGCAGATTTAAAAGATGCCACCTGTACAATAACTATAATAAGTAAAGGTTCCCATTATCACTTCATGAattttttgaaggttttcttgAAGGTTTATCTAATGAAGATTAGTCTTGGATGATCATATCATAACACAAAGTGACACTGTATGCTTTACATTAGTGTAAAAATGTATCCCAGATATAGTAGATCAATAGGAGTAGGTTGTACCTTTGCCAGAGACAACTTCATTCTCAGTCCGCCAACGAAATCCAAACTGTTGagaagaagtttaaaaaaaaaaaaacaacaacaacgtaTGAGTTAGCAAAAACCCTCATAAGCAAACACAGAAACCTTAACCGTGATTTAGAAAATCGCTATTATAGCTCTATGTGTAGATATACGCTTAATCCATTTGTACTTCCTTTATTTTCTTGTTATTTGATCAGTTTCATATTCATTTACAGTATCAATGCATTTACAGACAGAGATTTCGCAATTTTTAAAATCACTGGTTGCATCAATAGTAAGTGAAGAAATCAAACTCATGACATGGTTTGAGTCATCTGTGCCGACAGATTTACTGCTGGAAATAAAAATTCTAAAACTTTGATGACAGTATCTACAGCAGCTGTGGGTTGTCTGGTTATCCTGCATCATGAACCTGTGACATCACCACACAGTCTGAGAAACAcatcatttcaaaataatcatctGAATACAGGAAACTCATTAGCTCCCAAACATAGGAGCTGCTGAGCAGGGCCGCATTCACGCCGACTCTCAGTTTAACACACTGTCAGTTCTAATGATTGGCCTCAGACCAGAACAGTCCAGCGGCCACGAGAGACCGAGCGCAGCGCCAGAACACATTACTCCACCAACTTTTGCCTACAGTCGGCCAGTAAAGATGGAGATTAGTGTGAGCCAGCAAATATTAACCTTTTCACTTGGCGTCAGCACTGGGACAATTAGTGTAATCTTTCACACAACTGGAGCAGACGGCAACAATGGATCATTCTGCTGTGTCCTGGCAATTGTGGGCCTGCAGTCACTGTATTATTTCCTTGTAAGAGTTTTAACTCCTGTTTAACCTTATATTGTGTTTAAAATGGGTCCATTGTCATCATTTCTTCCATTAATCTCACCTTGTTCTCCTTGTATCTGCTGAGATCAGCTATGCAGTACTCCTTAAAGAGCTTGTCGTAATACTTCTTGGCAAGTTCTTTTTCCCTGGGGGGGATATTAAGTGGCAAGTGaggtattaaaaaaataaaaataaggcaAACAGATTTTTGTCACCAGGCACAAGCTACTCAGGGCGTCCCGTCCTACAAGCATACTTTCAGAAGAAAGAACACTGAAACGAATTGAATACTAAAGCTGCTTGTGTGAGCAGATGACGTCGGATGATCACCATGTCATGTCTTCCTCGTCCTCATCCTTCCAGAGAAAGCGATGATTTTGACGCAGCACATCCAGATCTGTTTTGTCTTCAGCCCTGAAAGGTACAACAGGTCAGATGGCAACATTTATAAGCATTGATAAATGGATAAATTAGTACTATTTTCATTATTTGACGGGATCAAAACAATGTGTATCCTGTGCTGTAATACAGAAACAAACTCTCATCATGCCAGCTCTGAGTGACAGCAGCCAACTGATGTTCAAGCTTTGGCAGACTACTTACACAGAGCGTCTGAAATCAGCCATCTGTCCTCCGTAATACAAAATGTAATCACCGACAAACTTCTTATGCCGCTCAAACTGTGAATTGTTTAGGATCAATCTTTCAGTTTTAACCCTGGTGCCCTGGGAACTGCAAAAACAGCTGATATTTCCACTCATCTTTCACTTTTATGTTTTCAAATGAACAGAGCTAATCATTTCTTTCAACTCATGTCTCACTTCAAACTGAAACTATTAGAGAGAGCCCCGTCAAAGGTAAATTAAAAGAGGATACAGCATTCAGTGATATCAGGTGGGCTCTTCTGTTCCTGGCTTCTTCTCTGAAAAACaggagcaaaaaataaataaatgaaaacactgAATATTCAAGATGATAAGGGGACCTGTGCGATGACATTTTAAGTCGATTTCACCAAATTTGATTGGCATAAGGATTTTTCTCATTGTTATCGTGTTGTAACAGCTGCTGCAGTAGAGTACCTGTCCACTTCATTAGAATGTAAACTGCGGTGAGCCACCTTAGACTGCCGACCTCTTTGGAACGGCTTCTGTATAATTTCCTCCTCACGTTTCCTGTCAAATGAACAAAGAAAGCTTGTGTTAGTGGTGAGGAGGTCAACCAACAGCATTCTAACTGTTAATTATTGGATGAAAAGGAAAGACATTTAACAAAGTGCTCGTGTTTGTTCAGAACACATTTCTATTTTTATGACTACAGTTACTCCTGTGTTGGAGTTTGGTTAGCACAGACACATTCCACCATAAAAGTGGAAGAGCAAAATCTGATATGAGCATCATCAACTTTCATTTTACCTCTTAAGTGCTCTTTCTGAGGGCTCACCCTGCCCGTCATCGTCACTGAAGTCGGAGTCATAGCCACCACCTCCGTGAACCTGAGGAAACACAAGAGCTCATTTGGGTTTGTACAAGCACACATGATCTTTTCTGCATGCAATTTTTCTGCATGCAACAGTCCTGCTCAGAAGTTGTCGGTACTAATACATTTCAGAGGGATAATTCAGATTACGTTCAGGCAATTTAGACATGTTCAGAAATGAAGACACATTTCTGTATTTCCCTTTTAAACCTTTCTGTTGTGCTGCTGGATGAATGCCTTAAGTTTGTTGTCATGCTAAAACTAATTTAGACTTCACTTCAAACCATGATTTCTTACACAGATAACACGTTTGACGTTTTGACTTTCCGATCTTGCGATTTCATTCTATCTAATGTCTCATAAACcgcaataagaaaaaaaaaaatgtacaaaccCTGATCAACTCGTTTTAGCTTTGACGTTATGTTGACACTTTACATGGTCCCGACTCCGTAAAGTCATTTCTAAACAAGCACGAGAGTAAGCGGCCATTTTTCGAGAATTACTGCAGTTCATAGCTGTTTTTCCTTAAAGTAACTGAAACCTGCAGAACTGTCAGGAGACGACTGTCAACAAAGCTGTCTTTTCTTTAAGCAAATGTCTCGTGCAAACGGGCTAAAAACAAACCCACGAGCCGCTAAAACGCTTCCATACTTGTttgcataaaacagttttggaTATATTATAGTTTACCTTCACGAGATCATCCATGTTGTTTATTCACCGACAAGTTCCGAAGATAGCTTTGAATTGTTTACAAAATTAAAAACGCGTCGCCAGATAATGTCGTACAAAAGGAAGTCGCGTAGTGATGACGCAAAAAAATACACTGCCTTCTTCAGTCGGCTGTTTATCCAATGAACCCAGCAAAACAATTACTAGAAATATATAAAAACGTTATctcttagttttctttttttaatattgcCACAGATTATAGtaaaataattatgtatttttgttaaaaagccTATAATGAGAAAATGAAACCCATTTCTTTAGACTGGTGAGTGTAATGATTTGCTTTAATTTTGCTGGCTGTTGTTTTGGACCTTATTtgagctccccccccccccccccccccctccctttcaTTATCATAGCAGTCGCCCTGGAGTGAGTTACACAACAACACTGGgcaaaagaggggaaaaaaaggattttagaATTCGAAACCTAAATAGAAATGCAACTCTTTTGAAAACAGCCATGGAGACAGAGAGTGGCTTTGCCTGCAAATGTCAATTTTGATGCCGTTCACTTAGGATCAGGAGTTGATTATTCACTCTTCTCGAAACACCTTGATAACACCTTGATTCATCTCGTTTCCGCAAGAAATGACGACAAGTTTACCCTGAGAAAACACAGTTTTTGTGCCTGAAAATGAGTGTTTCCTCTGTTAACACCTATTTTCATTGTTCATTATCGCAGTCATGACTCTTGGAGATGATCTATAGCATTAAAACTAGGCATAATTGTGTAATTCTGTGTTCCACACTGACTACTTGAGCAAAAACAGTGGCCTCTGTGGACATGCATAAGAGTTCGAGGTGACGGTAAATGAACTTTCCTCGACTGAACTTGGAGCAAATTATATTAATCTATCTCAAGGGAGCAAGCCTCATGATCTCGTGAAAACGATGGAAATCATCACGCCAAAAACGAGCTTCGTTATCACAAGATAATGAGAAGGTTCACGGGATTATGGtattaaataaatgtttcaagCATTGTCTCTCTCATTTTCCATGAAGAGCAACAAAATATCAAGAATACAATACCAAAATATTTCACAAAGTAAGCCTACCGCCTTAAGCACAACACTTTTTGGACCCCAAATGGGGtcaaaactttttttccccctttcaattcagttcaataatGCTTTATTATTTCCTGAGGGGAAATGAAAATGATGTGGTATAAATCGTGATAATTGATTTTGTGTTATGGTTAGAAAAGGGTTATAGTCCGGTTTAGATAAGGGTTCAGGTTAAGGACTCTCCTTTTGACGCAAGGCATTCCCTTGGGAATGTGTTGTGATGGAAGGTAGGCTATCAGGGGCATATAACCagacgtgtgtgtatgttttgtatatattgtttcctgctttgtccttgttttctgaaatgtgttgttttcttttcttttccagtgTTCTCTGAAATGTCCATGTCCTCTTATAGAAtactgtgtttttgtctttgctGAGTCCGAGTgacttggtttttttttcttctttttctgttggCTTCTCTAAAATGCAGTGTTTTGGGATGTGTTGTGTCTTGTTAAAGGGCCACGTTAGCAACGATGCCTTctctattatattttatttaatgaGTTAATCAgaagcgtgtgtgtggttgtttgtctcgtttgtttctgtgtggccctgtgatggactggcggcctgtccaggtataccctgcctctcgcccgatgactgctgggataggctccagcccccccgcgacccgactggcggattcagcgggtaggctatagaaaatggatggatggagttaaTCAGGGTTGATTGATAGATTTTGCAAATCGTTCATCAACCCCGTCTGTCGTCCATGTGAGACAAAGTCATTATCGCAGGACATGGCCCAATGAGAAATATATTGGAAAACACGGGCGGAGTACAAAAGACACTGACTTCCATTTTGCAACTCACTAATTGGCTCTTCAGTGTTCATATCGGTCATCTCGACTGAGGGGCCAAATTTGTTCGCAGGGTTCTGAATGGATGGGAAATAAAGAGGCCATTATGCCATTTGAATGTCTGAGGACAATTCAGTCCTTGGATTATGACAATTTAAAGGGGTGAAAGTTCGCCACGCTCTGGGAACAAAAGTCCAGTGTTTTATGACTTTAAATCGAACCCAACAAAAGACTTAATGTGGGCCGCAAAGAAAGACGAAGAGAGAAACAAATGCTCAGGAAAAAACAGAAATTTTCATGAAATCCATTGCCGTGTTTACCGTGCGTCTTGCCGTTACTCCATGGTATGCTCTGCTAGAGCCCTGTCTTCCCACCGTTAATGTCATTATCATGCCCAAGCAGGGAAGAAAAGAGGCGGCATTTGAATGAGTGGGGCAGGTGCATTTGCACAGAACCTCATGAATAGTCGCATCCCATTAGCCATGCACGGCTCTGAAGCGCGCATAAATAATAGCTGGCAgtgctgataaaaaaaaaaaaaaaaaaaaaagcgcaccTTGGGGcttctccccctcctcctcccccatcTCTCTCTTTagtcctttctctttctctcttatgGGCTTTCTCCTTTCTTCTTTGGCGACGTCATTAAGTCCACAGGACTACTTTACCGGAGGCGGTAAACTTTTAAGAAGCAgacgatttatttttttctaacacCGTTTTTGCGTTTCGAAAATGAGATAGTTCCTTTTCATgccataaaaagaaaagaaaaacggaGATGTTTTCCGCTCTGATG of the Odontesthes bonariensis isolate fOdoBon6 chromosome 23, fOdoBon6.hap1, whole genome shotgun sequence genome contains:
- the fra10ac1 gene encoding protein FRA10AC1; its protein translation is MDDLVKVHGGGGYDSDFSDDDGQGEPSERALKRKREEEIIQKPFQRGRQSKVAHRSLHSNEVDREEARNRRAHLISLNAFERHKKFVGDYILYYGGQMADFRRSVAEDKTDLDVLRQNHRFLWKDEDEEDMTWEKELAKKYYDKLFKEYCIADLSRYKENKFGFRWRTENEVVSGKGQFQCGNKRCEKEDGLKSWEVNFAYVEHGEKRNALVKLRLCPECSFKLNYHHKRKEVKAKTKEIRGISEENQEPPTKKKKKKKKRSSAHSKKHKHKRHRDRSTSSSSSEANSDKDGEAGNELDDQSEADHWRGPAPTVEEKSREEEFDEYFEDMFL